One window of Ailuropoda melanoleuca isolate Jingjing chromosome 3, ASM200744v2, whole genome shotgun sequence genomic DNA carries:
- the EFCAB9 gene encoding EF-hand calcium-binding domain-containing protein 9 codes for MRATMKLKQGSFLWYLYLDKLYCLLSVRNVKALLEYFHLLDVHHNNTLNDVLFYHFLHHVTSWKRTQIMVVFNMLDWNATGEIGFDQFYMLVCILLAQQNHLEEQFIFRHSRPVFELLDLDGELRIGPDNFHMYNFLFNIKKQDLKELYHDFDITGDRRLNYKEFKLFTIFTMDKYQERQKAEKDEEKGKKDLLKKKRLHQVNVNLKQFLGINVSESRI; via the exons ATGAGAGCCACAATGAAACTGAAGCAAGGATCATTTCTGTGGTACCTCTATCTGGACAAGCTGTACTGCCTGTTATCTGTGAGGAACGTGAAGGCCTTGCTGGAATATTTTCACCTTCTTGACGTACACCACAACAACACATTGAACG ATGTGCTGTTCTATCACTTCCTTCACCACGTGACCAGCTGGAAACGGACGCAGATCATGGTCGTGTTTAACATGCTGGACTGGAACGCTACGGGCGAGATTGGTTTTGACCAGTTCTACATGTTGGTATGCATCCTGCTGGCACAACAG AACCACTTGGAAGAGCAATTTATCTTCCGCCATTCCCGGCCTGTCTTTGAGCTGCTTGACCTGGACGGGGAGCTGAGAATTGGTCCAGACAACTTCCACATGTACAACTTTCTCTTCAATATTAAGAAACAGGACCTCAAAGAGCTCTACCATGACTTTGACATCACAGGTGACCGT CGTCTTAATTACAAGGAATTTAAGCTGTTTACTATCTTCACCATGGACAAATACcaggagaggcagaaagcagagaaagatgaagagaaagggaaaaaggatcTGCTCAAAAAGAAAAGGCTACATCAAGTTAATGTGAACCTCAAACAGTTTCTTGGAATAAATGTATCTGAAAGTAGAATATAA